GCGATGACGCTGGCGCCCAGGACGGCGGTGAAGAGGTTGATGCCCAGCCAGGGCACGCGGCCGCGCACGATCTCCAGCACGCTGGACGACCGGTCCTCGTCGGAGACGCCGGCCAGGCGCAGGATGTCCTCGCGGTTCTCTTCCTGGATGATGTTGACCACGTCGTCGACGGTCAGCTGGCCGACCAGCCGCCCGCCCGCATCGACCACGGGCGCCGAGATCAGGTGGTATTTCTCGAAGATGTAGGCGACCTCTTCCTGGTCGACGTCCACCTCGATGACGTTCACCGGCGCCATCAGTTCGGTCAGGGGCGTGGTGCGCGGGCTGCGCAGCATGCGGCTGATGGCGACCCCGCCGATCGGCCGGTTCATCGGGTCGACGACATAGATGTCGAAGAAGAGTTCGGGCAGGTCGTCGCCCTGGGCGCGCACGTGGTCGATGGTGTCGCCGACGTTCCAGAACTGCGGCGCGGCCATGAACTCGCGCTGCATCAGGCGCCCGGCCGAATCCTCTTCGTAGCCGAGCGAAGATTCGATGGCGGCGCGCTCGACCTCGGGCATGGCGGCCAGAACGCGCTCACGCTGATCCTCCTCCAGGTCCTCGACGACCGAGGCGGCGTCGTCCGAATCCAGCTCCTGCAGGGCTTCGGCCAGGGTGGCCGAGGGGACGCGCTCCAGCACCTTCTCGCGGATGCCGTCGTCCATTTCGGGCAGGGCTTCGGCCAGCAGGTCCGGCGGCAGCCACTGGACCACGACCGAGCGGTGCTCGGCGGTCAGGAAGCCCATCAGGTCGGCGACGTCGGCAGGGTGCAGGTCTTCCAGCAGGCTGCGCAGCCGCATGCCGTCGCCGTCGTCCGCGGCGTCCACCACCTTTTCGACGAAGGCCGCCGTCAGGGCATAGTCTTCGCCCAGGGGCGCGTGATCGGTTTCGATATTCAGCTCTTCGGGGCGCAGAGGGGCGGAATCCGTGTGGGTCACGTGTCTGCCTCCTCTGGAGTTGATGTCAGCTGTATGTAGCCGAGATTCGCCCTGTCAGATCAGATGGTGCGGTCGAGAAGACTCGAACTTCCACGGGTTGCCCCACAGCGACCTCAACGCTGCGCGTCTACCAATTCCGCCACGACCGCTCGCATCGGAGGGCGGGCAATAGCGGAGAGAGAGCGGAAAGAAAAGAGCGTTTTGCGGAAATAGCGGCGGGCGGCGCAATTCCCTCTCCTGATGCGAGAGGGAAGCCTTAGGCGGCGCCGGCCATGAAATCATACACATCCGCGGGCCGCGTCACCGTGATGGCGATGCGGTCGTCGCGAATCTCGATCTCGCCGCGCGCGACCGGGTGGTTGTTGGCCAGGATCCAGACTTCGTCCTTTTCCGAGGCGTCCAGCGGAATCACCGCGCCGCGTCCCATGCGCAGCAGTTGCTGCATCGGCAGGACCGAACGGCCCAGCACGACCGAAATCTCGACATCGACGGCTTCGATCTGGCTCAAGACGACACTCGCAATTCAACGGGCGGACCTTGCGCCGCCGCGTTCGTCCCCACATTGAAGCCTCATGCTTGCCGAGCCGTTAAACATCTCCGACCGTCCGCTGTTTCGCGCCGATGGACGGCCCGTCGAATGGGCCGTGTCGTCCGGCTATGTCGACTACGCCGCCGCCGAGGCCGCCATGGAGGCGCGCGTCGCCGCCATCGCCGCCGGGGAGGCCGAGGAACTGGTCTGGCTGCTGGAGCATCCGCCGCTCTACACCGCAGGCGTCTCGGCCAAGGACGACGACCTGCTGGCCCCCGACCGCTTTCCGGTGCATCGCACGGGGCGGGGCGGTCAGTTCACCTATCACGGCCCGGGCCAGCGGGTGGCCTATGTCATGCTGGACCTGAACCGGCGCGGCAAGGACGTGCGGGGCTTCGTGCACGGGCTGGAGGACTGGATCATCGGCGCGCTCGACCGCTTCGGCGTCGAGGCCGGGATGCGCGAGGGCCGGGTCGGCGTTTGGGTCGAACGCAAGGGCGCGGGATGGAGCCGCGAGGACAAGATCGCCGCCATCGGCGTCAAGGTCCGCAAATGGGTCAGCTTCCACGGCATCAGCCTGAACGTGGAGCCGGACCTGGAGCACTTCGGCGGCATCGTGCCGTGCGGCATCACCGAGCACGGGGTGACCAGCCTGGTCGACCTGGGCGTTCTGGCGACGATGGACGAGGCGGACGACGCGCTGAAGTCGTCCTTCCAGCGGGTGTTCGGCCCGGTTCAGCCGGGCGTCGCCCCGCTCTGAACGCCCTTGCCGGGCGCGGCGCCGTAGCGATTGAAGCCCGCCTGGCCGGGCAGCAGGACCAGATCGATCACGACCAGAACCAGGGCGGCCGCCGCGACCCAGTCCAGCAGGCCGTGCGGCAACGGCCAGGCCAGGACCAGGGCCAGCAGGATCAGGCCGCTCCACCAGCCCGACCGACCGCGATCATGCAGCCGCTGCGACAGCAGGCAGGCTCCGGCGTAGAGCAGGGCCGCCGCGATCGCGCCGTCGACCCAGGCGGGCAGGGCGGTCAGGCGCTCGACGGCGCAGCCTGCCAGCAGCAGGGATCCCCCGCCCAGGACGAAAGGCAGGCGCCCGATCCGCCCGGTGGAGTTCAGAAACAGGTCGGCCAGAAGGGTCATCAGGCGGTCGTCGGCCTCAAGGCAAGGGGAGGGACAGGCCTAGTCGCGGCGGCGGCGTTCGTAAACCAGGGCGTCGCGGCGTCGCACATTCGACGAAAGAGTGGCGAGCACGGCTTTAATGGGTCTAAAACACGCTAAACCCGCGTTTTGACGGACTCTGGGAGAACCCTATGCAACGCCTGCTTTCCGCTTCGGCGGCCGTACTGGCCCTGACCTTCGCCGCTTCGGCCGCCTCGGCCCAGAATTTCAGCGACCTGGCCCGTCAGGACCTTCAGGCCATGCACACGGCCCTGCGCGACAATCATCCGGCCGCCGTGGTGCCGGGCGAGGCCAGCGCGACCTTCCGCTCGTGGCTGGATGCGGGCCTGCAGCAGGCCCAGGCCAAGGCCGGCCAGGTCAACAGCGGCGACAGCCACGCCTATTTGCTGCGCTGGTACGCTAACGGCTTCCGCGATTCCAACATCGCGGCCCGCCCGACCTATGAGGGCCTGGGCCCGTATTTCGCCACCGGTTGGTCCGGCGTGGCCACCGCCTGGCGCAATGGCCAGTATGTCGTCTCCTACGTCCAGCCCGGGGTGCGCGGCGCGCCGCCGCTGGGCGCTGTGCTCAAGAGCTGCAACGCCCAACCGATCGAGGACCTGGCCAAGGCCAAGCTGGATCAGTTCGAAGGCGACCTGACGACTGAGGCCGGCCGCGTCCGCACTGCCCCCTATCTGCTGTGGAACC
The nucleotide sequence above comes from Brevundimonas naejangsanensis. Encoded proteins:
- the mgtE gene encoding magnesium transporter; its protein translation is MTHTDSAPLRPEELNIETDHAPLGEDYALTAAFVEKVVDAADDGDGMRLRSLLEDLHPADVADLMGFLTAEHRSVVVQWLPPDLLAEALPEMDDGIREKVLERVPSATLAEALQELDSDDAASVVEDLEEDQRERVLAAMPEVERAAIESSLGYEEDSAGRLMQREFMAAPQFWNVGDTIDHVRAQGDDLPELFFDIYVVDPMNRPIGGVAISRMLRSPRTTPLTELMAPVNVIEVDVDQEEVAYIFEKYHLISAPVVDAGGRLVGQLTVDDVVNIIQEENREDILRLAGVSDEDRSSSVLEIVRGRVPWLGINLFTAVLGASVIALFEGTIQEIVALAVLMPIVSAIGGNAGTQALTVTVRALATRELNASNALRTFWREMAVGLANGFILAPLIGLAAGFWFHDWRIGAVIGAAMILNLLVAASVGVLTPLSLAKLKFDPAVSSAVFVTATTDFFGFLIFLGLATIVLL
- a CDS encoding FliM/FliN family flagellar motor switch protein yields the protein MSQIEAVDVEISVVLGRSVLPMQQLLRMGRGAVIPLDASEKDEVWILANNHPVARGEIEIRDDRIAITVTRPADVYDFMAGAA
- the lipB gene encoding lipoyl(octanoyl) transferase LipB is translated as MLAEPLNISDRPLFRADGRPVEWAVSSGYVDYAAAEAAMEARVAAIAAGEAEELVWLLEHPPLYTAGVSAKDDDLLAPDRFPVHRTGRGGQFTYHGPGQRVAYVMLDLNRRGKDVRGFVHGLEDWIIGALDRFGVEAGMREGRVGVWVERKGAGWSREDKIAAIGVKVRKWVSFHGISLNVEPDLEHFGGIVPCGITEHGVTSLVDLGVLATMDEADDALKSSFQRVFGPVQPGVAPL
- a CDS encoding DUF805 domain-containing protein, with protein sequence MTLLADLFLNSTGRIGRLPFVLGGGSLLLAGCAVERLTALPAWVDGAIAAALLYAGACLLSQRLHDRGRSGWWSGLILLALVLAWPLPHGLLDWVAAAALVLVVIDLVLLPGQAGFNRYGAAPGKGVQSGATPG